The region GGCTTGGTGTGCGGGTTGTCCACCCGGAAGATCCGTACGCCCTGGCTGATCCAGTGCGTCACCACCCGCAGCACCTCGGCCCGGATGCCCTCGGGGTCGCGGTCGAAGTCCAGCGGGTAGATGTCCTGGTACTTCTTCGGCGGGTTCTCGGCGTAGGCGATCGATCCGTCGGCGAGGGTGGTGAACCACTCCGGGTGCTCGGTCACCCAGGGGTGGTCGGGCGCGGCCTGCAACGCCAGGTCCATCGCGACCTCCAGGCCGAGTTCGCCGGCCGCGCCGACGAACCGGCGGAAGTCCTCGGCCGTACCCAGGGCCGGGTGGATGGCGTCGTGGCCGCCCTCGGCCGCGCCGATCGCCCACGGCGAACCGACGTCGTCCGGGCCGGCGGCCAGGGAGTTGTTCGGGCCCTTGCGGTTGACCCGGCCGATCGGGTGGATCGGCGGCAGGTACAGCACGTCGAAGCCCATCGCCGCGACGCCGGGGAGCCGGGCGGTGGCGGTGGCGAACGTACCGTGCTCGGCTGGCTTGCCCTCGCCCGGTGGGGCGACCCCCTCGGAGCGGGGGAAGAACTCGTACCAGGCGGAGAAGAGGGCGCGTGGCCGATCCGTCCACAACGGATGATCGTCGCTTCGGGTGACCAACCGCCGGACCGGGTACGCCCACAGCAGCTCGGCCAGGTCCAGCGCGGGGTGCAGGCGCTGATCCAACGGCAGCTCCGGATCGCGCAGTGCCGCCGCTGCGGCCCGTACGGTGGCTCGGGAATCGGCCGGGACCAGCGCGGACGCGGCCTCCATCAGCGCGGCGCCCTCGGCCAGGTCGTTGCCGAGTTCGGCCGCGTCCTGCCCGGCGGCGGTCTTCTTGGTGACCGCGTCCCGCCAGGTCAGGTACGGGTCGTCGAACGCCTCGATGGCGAAGGTCCAGTCGCCGACCGCGTCCGGGGTGATGGTGGCGTGCCAGTGGTCGTCCCAGCCGGGGCGCATCCGGGTGAACGGGCGCGCCTCGCCGTCCGGGCCGGACCAGACAACGTTGCAGCCCAGTGCCCGGTGACCCTCCCGGTACGCCCGCGCGGAAACCGGCACCAGTTCACCGACCACCGCCTTGGCCGGGTAGCGACCGCACGCCACCGAGGGGGTGATCTCTTCGATCGGAAACCGTCCCGTCACGGTGCCCAACCTACTGCCCCGGCCGTCCCGGCGCCCGGTCGAAATCCGATCATCCCCGCGCGGGCGGGTTGCCGTCAGCGGACGGGCAGGACCGAGCGGTAGACCCCCATCGTCCGCTCCGCGATGGCGTCCCAGGAGAAGTGCTCGACCGCGCGCCGCCGCCCGGCCCGGCCGAACTCGGCGGTACGGGCGGGGTCGGCCAGCAGTTCGTTGATCGCGGCGGCCAGGTCGGCGACGAACACCTCCGGCGCAAGCGGGGTGCCGGTGCCGTCGCCGGCCTGCTCGATCGGCACCAGCAGCCCGGTCTTCCCGTCGTCGACCACCTCCGGGATGCCGCCGGTGGCGGTCGCCACCACCGCCGTCTCGCAGGCCATCGCCTCCAGGTTGACGATCCCCATCGGCTCGTAGATCGACGGGCAGACGAAGACCGTGCTGTGGCTGAGCACCTGGATCACCTCGTGCTTGGGCAGCATCTCGGCCACCCAGACCACACCCGACCGGCTGGCCCGCAGCTCGGCGACCAGGGATTCGACCTCGGCCGCTATGTCGGCCGTGTCCGGGGCACCGGCGAGCAGTACGAGCTGGGTCTCCGGCGGTAGCGAGCTGGCCGCCCGGAGCAGGTACGGCAGGCCCTTCTGCCGGGTCACCCGGCCGACGTAGGTCACGCTCGGCCGGTCGGGGTCGATCCCGAGCCGGTGCAGCACGTCGGTCGCCGGGTCCGGGGCGTACTGGCGGGTGTCGATGCCGTTGTGCACCACCCGGACCCGCTCGGCGGCCACCTCCGGGTAGGCGGCGAGCAGGTCCCGCCGCATCCCGGCCGACACCGCGATCACCGCGTCGGCGGCGGCCAGCGCGGTCCGCTCGCACCAGGAGGAGAGCGCGTAGCCGCCGCCGAGCTGCTCGGCCTTCCACGGCCGCAGCGGCTCCAGGCTGTGTACGGTCACCACGTGCGGCACCCCGTGCAGCAGCTTCGCCACGTGGCCGGCGAGGTTGGCGTACCAGGTGTGGCTGTGCACCAGGTCGGTCCCGGCGCAACCGGCGGCCATCGCCAGGTCGACGCCCATGGTCCGCAGCGCCGCGTTGCTGCCGGAAAGCTCCACCGGTTCCGGGTACGCGGTCACCCCCGGCGGGTCGTCCGGCCCGGTACGCGGCGCGCCGAAGCAGTGCACCCGCAGATCGGCCAGGGG is a window of Micromonospora sp. NBC_01699 DNA encoding:
- a CDS encoding alpha-1,4-glucan--maltose-1-phosphate maltosyltransferase — protein: MTGRFPIEEITPSVACGRYPAKAVVGELVPVSARAYREGHRALGCNVVWSGPDGEARPFTRMRPGWDDHWHATITPDAVGDWTFAIEAFDDPYLTWRDAVTKKTAAGQDAAELGNDLAEGAALMEAASALVPADSRATVRAAAAALRDPELPLDQRLHPALDLAELLWAYPVRRLVTRSDDHPLWTDRPRALFSAWYEFFPRSEGVAPPGEGKPAEHGTFATATARLPGVAAMGFDVLYLPPIHPIGRVNRKGPNNSLAAGPDDVGSPWAIGAAEGGHDAIHPALGTAEDFRRFVGAAGELGLEVAMDLALQAAPDHPWVTEHPEWFTTLADGSIAYAENPPKKYQDIYPLDFDRDPEGIRAEVLRVVTHWISQGVRIFRVDNPHTKPFDFWHWLIGEVKRLDPDVLFLAEAFTRPSVMHGLGRIGFTQSYTYFSWRYSADELREYCTELVNAADYMRPNFWPNTPDILPEPLKLGVPSIFKIRAVLASLLSPSWGIYTGFELLEHQALPGAEEYADSEKFELRPRDWTAAEAQGRSLAPYIARLNAVRRKNPALHWLRNLRFHHSDNPALFCWSKRDERTGNTVLVVCSLDPQHVQWGNLSLDLPALGLDWPDRFTVYDELSGARYDWGQHNVVGLDPNHPAHVFTVHRNDPPPPPPTTVPTVPATTETAK
- the glgA gene encoding glycogen synthase — protein: MAETAPYDRELRIDLLTREYPPEVYGGAGVHVEYLARDLRPLADLRVHCFGAPRTGPDDPPGVTAYPEPVELSGSNAALRTMGVDLAMAAGCAGTDLVHSHTWYANLAGHVAKLLHGVPHVVTVHSLEPLRPWKAEQLGGGYALSSWCERTALAAADAVIAVSAGMRRDLLAAYPEVAAERVRVVHNGIDTRQYAPDPATDVLHRLGIDPDRPSVTYVGRVTRQKGLPYLLRAASSLPPETQLVLLAGAPDTADIAAEVESLVAELRASRSGVVWVAEMLPKHEVIQVLSHSTVFVCPSIYEPMGIVNLEAMACETAVVATATGGIPEVVDDGKTGLLVPIEQAGDGTGTPLAPEVFVADLAAAINELLADPARTAEFGRAGRRRAVEHFSWDAIAERTMGVYRSVLPVR